A section of the Zygosaccharomyces rouxii strain CBS732 chromosome B complete sequence genome encodes:
- the HOM6 gene encoding homoserine dehydrogenase (highly similar to gnl|GLV|KLLA0B03872g Kluyveromyces lactis and similar to YJR139C uniprot|P31116 Saccharomyces cerevisiae HOM6 Homoserine dehydrogenase): protein MTGREVNVAIIGCGLVGSAVLRQLQAAKSSVTYNLILLSSSKKSLISDDYKPLDIGSNWKETLNTSSKEPLPLESLLSYLIRSPKPVILVDNTSNESIPEFYPKFVENGISIATPNKKGFSSQLSLWKRIFSNKSTNGLVYHEATVGAGLPIIGTLNDMVNTGDQVQKIEGIFSGTLSYIFNEFSTVEPNSVQFSDVVKKAKDLGYTEPDPRDDLNGLDVARKVTILARLSGLEVESPTSFPVQSLIPKPLESVASADEFLAKLPQYDSDLTKLKEEAAKENKVLRFIGKVDVASKQVSVGIEKYDASHPFASLKGSDNVVSINTQRYPNPLVIQGAGAGAEVTAAGVVADVIKIAERIQA, encoded by the coding sequence ATGACCGGTAGAGAAGTTAATGTTGCAATTATTGGCTGTGGTTTAGTCGGTTCTGCTGTTTTGAGACAATTGCAAGCTGCTAAGTCTTCTGTTACTTACAACTTAATTTTACTTTCTTCCTCTAAGAAGAGTTTGATCTCTGATGATTACAAACCATTGGACATTGGAAGCAACTGGAAGGAAACTTTAAACACATCTAGCAAGGAACCTTTGCCACTAGAATCCCTATTGTCATACTTGATCAGATCTCCAAAGCCCGTGATTTTGGTGGACAACACTTCCAATGAATCCATCCCTGAATTTTATCCTAAATTTGTGGAAAATGGTATTTCCATTGCTACACCTAACAAAAAGGGTTTCTCCTCTCAATTGAGTCTTTGGAAGAGAATCTTCTCAAACAAATCCACTAACGGTTTGGTTTACCACGAAGCCACTGTCGGTGCAGGTTTGCCTATCATTGGTACTTTGAATGATATGGTTAACACTGGCGATCAAGtgcaaaaaattgaaggtATCTTCTCCGGTACTTTGTCCTACATCTTCAACGAATTTTCCACCGTCGAGCCCAACAGCGTGCAATTCTCCGATGTTGTCAAGAAGGCAAAGGACTTGGGTTACACCGAACCTGATCCAAGAGATGACTTGAACGGGTTGGATGTCGCTAGAAAAGTTACCATTCTAGCCAGACTAAGTGGATTGGAAGTGGAGTCCCCAACTTCTTTCCCTGTCCAATCTTTGATTCCTAAACCATTGGAATCCGTGGCTTCCgctgatgaatttttggCTAAGTTGCCACAATACGACTCTGATTTGACCAAGTTGAAGGAAGAAGCTGCCAAGGAGAACAAGGTTTTGAGATTCATCGGAAAAGTTGATGTCGCTAGCAAGCAAGTTTCTGTGGGTATCGAAAAATACGACGCTTCTCACCCATTTGCCTCTTTGAAGGGCTCTGACAACGTCGTTTCTATCAACACTCAACGTTATCCAAACCCATTGGTGATCCAAGGTGCCGGTGCCGGTGCCGAAGTCACTGCTGCAGGTGTCGTAGCAGATGTCATTAAGATCGCCGAAAGAATTCAAGCTTAA